From Pseudoalteromonas sp. DL-6, one genomic window encodes:
- a CDS encoding ATPase: MDTNNFNESIKGFFWGVGFVIAMLGGISAFALTIAADVDSGFKTMVSNKALETSDEINNDYKLTLSEIYKENGQVRIAAELKNITNESIYTGTVIASTFDESGKFIGNCVGKSTDSFLEPSEVSYVDIKCNLFRSQASKVHSTKLKIKWF; the protein is encoded by the coding sequence ATGGACACTAATAATTTTAACGAGAGTATAAAAGGCTTTTTTTGGGGAGTTGGGTTTGTAATAGCAATGCTTGGCGGCATTAGTGCGTTCGCCCTTACAATCGCCGCTGATGTTGACAGTGGATTTAAAACAATGGTTTCTAATAAAGCATTAGAAACAAGTGATGAAATTAATAATGATTATAAACTAACTCTTTCTGAAATATATAAAGAAAATGGTCAAGTAAGAATCGCGGCTGAATTAAAAAATATTACTAACGAGAGCATTTATACGGGAACCGTTATTGCTTCTACATTTGACGAAAGTGGTAAGTTTATTGGTAACTGTGTAGGCAAAAGCACAGACAGCTTTCTAGAACCTAGCGAAGTTAGCTATGTTGACATTAAATGCAATTTATTTAGATCACAAGCAAGTAAAGTTCACTCGACAAAGCTTAAAATTAAGTGGTTTTAG
- a CDS encoding CIA30 family protein translates to MTAKQLSSLFVFNLLFATTEANANARWYVVNDSVMGGISNSQVLQNDGNLVFTGNVSLANNGGFASIRTLLDVQSQDITKIMLRVKGDGQTYQLRLRTNEYMDGAAYTRSFSTTKSEWLNIEFLPEDFQLTYRGRLLEQQPTISFKEIKQLGFMIAGKQAGKFRLEVEKIEFKN, encoded by the coding sequence ATGACCGCCAAACAACTCTCATCACTTTTTGTTTTTAACTTACTGTTTGCCACTACCGAGGCAAACGCCAATGCTCGCTGGTATGTGGTTAATGATTCGGTGATGGGTGGCATTTCTAATAGTCAGGTTTTACAAAATGACGGCAATTTAGTGTTTACAGGCAACGTATCGCTTGCAAACAATGGAGGATTTGCTTCTATTCGAACGCTATTGGATGTACAAAGCCAAGACATCACTAAAATTATGCTACGTGTTAAGGGCGATGGTCAAACCTATCAATTACGTTTAAGAACCAATGAGTACATGGATGGTGCGGCTTATACCCGCTCGTTTAGTACCACAAAGAGCGAGTGGCTTAATATTGAGTTTTTACCTGAGGATTTTCAGCTTACTTATCGCGGCCGCTTACTTGAACAACAGCCTACAATTAGCTTTAAAGAGATAAAGCAGCTTGGCTTTATGATTGCAGGTAAACAGGCGGGAAAATTTAGGCTTGAGGTAGAAAAAATTGAGTTTAAAAACTAA
- a CDS encoding FKBP-type peptidyl-prolyl cis-trans isomerase produces MINIILLIVIAIFCVLIFKNSKKAKQQAIANAQIESDYLIANAKVEGVQETASGLQYKIIHKGQSENTPSPTSMVKVHYHGTLIDGTVFDSSMERKTPISFGLHQVIKGWTEGLQLMSPGDKFQFYIPHQLAYGEKRVGSIPPASLLIFEVELLAIES; encoded by the coding sequence ATGATCAATATAATTTTACTGATTGTTATTGCGATTTTTTGTGTTTTAATTTTTAAAAACAGTAAAAAAGCCAAGCAGCAAGCAATCGCAAACGCACAGATTGAAAGTGATTATTTAATTGCCAATGCAAAGGTAGAAGGCGTTCAAGAAACCGCATCTGGCTTGCAATATAAAATAATTCATAAAGGACAAAGCGAAAATACACCTAGCCCAACGAGTATGGTGAAAGTGCATTATCATGGCACTTTAATCGACGGCACTGTATTTGACAGCTCAATGGAGCGTAAAACTCCGATTAGCTTTGGCTTGCACCAAGTTATAAAAGGCTGGACAGAAGGCCTACAATTGATGAGCCCGGGCGATAAATTTCAGTTTTATATACCGCATCAGCTCGCCTATGGTGAAAAGCGAGTAGGGAGTATTCCTCCTGCATCATTGCTTATTTTTGAAGTGGAATTACTGGCTATTGAGTCGTAA
- a CDS encoding AAA family ATPase, with protein sequence MTKKLLPLPVSNLAPSISSSHVNTCMSNPYPEQLTFIGQQRAQSALDFSLGMDLPGYNVYVMGEAAHGRFTLVKDKLKQHAKERTTPHEWLYVNNYDDHREPIALFMHAGQSKQLADDIDSFIDEVLDTFPAAFDNPAYQRKKKSIDREFNDAYDGAITAVEIAALEQSVALIEEKGVVGFAPLIDGKQLTDNEFSDLEDDLREMFFERIEKLEDALIEALIELPRWKRESKEKLRNLKKSTAEQATKPLLKDLEHKYASHIGVLRYLKDIRVEIIDAVLEWLDDEGESEENKEDFDRKGMLTDFFAPNILVEYKEGDAAPVVYEPNPTFGNIFGKIEYATSQGSLITSYRSIQPGALHRANGGYLIMDAEKVMAQPQVWDGLKLSLKTHQIKNDLPYQDSVVGSSFTLRPQLIPLDVKIILLGSRELYYTIGEYDEEFAELFRVLADFDYYLPSSDKLQYQFITKVSDYCEQTLKCTLNEAAMVRLLKFSYRQAEHHNKLSARFADVLELVAEASFYAKQDKLTVIDARHIDEAIEGKQYRTGQISENMLSDIKEGHTLIATDGQAVGKVNGLTVLHIGDTSFGTPARITATVYAGADGVIDVEREAELGKAIHSKGVMLLTGYLGNKYAQHFSLTLSANIAIEQSYGYIDGDSASLAELCALISAITSLPISQSIALTGSINQHGDVQAIGGVNEKIEGFFKLCKMRGLTGEQGVIIPKSNQVNLVLDDEILNAVELGKFNIYAVETVDQALNLLMDIEAGDMVDEHYPEDSVNGIALARLKDIADIVNGDNSDEKDHDSEDEKGEL encoded by the coding sequence ATGACGAAAAAATTGCTGCCACTACCCGTATCAAATCTTGCACCGAGTATTTCATCGAGCCATGTAAACACCTGCATGAGCAATCCATACCCAGAGCAACTTACCTTTATAGGCCAACAACGTGCGCAAAGTGCCTTGGACTTCTCTTTAGGAATGGACCTACCCGGTTATAATGTTTATGTAATGGGAGAGGCGGCACACGGGCGTTTTACTTTAGTAAAAGACAAATTAAAACAACACGCTAAAGAGCGCACAACACCGCATGAATGGTTATATGTTAATAACTACGACGATCACCGTGAGCCTATTGCGTTATTTATGCATGCAGGGCAAAGCAAACAATTAGCCGATGATATTGATTCATTTATTGATGAAGTGCTCGACACTTTTCCTGCTGCATTTGATAACCCTGCTTATCAGCGTAAGAAAAAATCGATAGACCGTGAATTTAACGATGCTTACGACGGCGCAATTACCGCGGTAGAAATAGCTGCGCTTGAGCAAAGCGTGGCATTAATTGAAGAAAAAGGCGTGGTCGGGTTTGCACCGTTAATTGATGGTAAGCAACTTACCGATAATGAATTTTCTGATTTGGAAGATGATTTACGCGAAATGTTTTTTGAGCGCATAGAAAAATTAGAAGATGCCCTCATTGAAGCGCTTATTGAGTTACCGCGCTGGAAACGTGAATCCAAAGAAAAGCTCCGTAATCTTAAAAAGTCTACTGCTGAGCAAGCCACTAAACCGTTATTAAAAGATTTAGAACATAAATACGCCAGCCATATTGGTGTGCTGCGTTATTTAAAAGATATACGTGTAGAAATTATTGATGCCGTGCTCGAATGGCTTGATGATGAAGGTGAAAGCGAAGAAAACAAAGAAGACTTTGACCGTAAAGGCATGCTTACCGACTTTTTTGCGCCAAATATTTTAGTTGAATACAAAGAAGGCGATGCGGCACCGGTTGTTTACGAGCCAAACCCAACCTTTGGTAATATTTTTGGCAAAATTGAATATGCCACATCGCAAGGGTCGTTAATTACTAGCTATCGCTCAATTCAGCCTGGTGCGCTGCACCGTGCGAATGGTGGCTATTTAATTATGGATGCTGAAAAAGTAATGGCTCAGCCTCAAGTGTGGGATGGGTTAAAACTATCACTAAAAACCCATCAAATTAAAAATGATTTACCTTACCAAGACAGTGTAGTTGGCAGCAGCTTTACGCTTCGCCCGCAGTTAATTCCGCTTGATGTAAAAATTATTCTACTTGGCTCACGTGAACTTTATTACACCATCGGTGAATACGATGAAGAGTTTGCTGAGTTATTTAGAGTACTTGCCGATTTTGATTATTACTTACCAAGTAGCGATAAACTTCAATACCAGTTTATTACTAAAGTCAGTGATTACTGCGAGCAAACATTAAAGTGTACGTTAAATGAAGCTGCAATGGTCCGATTACTTAAATTTAGTTATCGCCAAGCTGAGCACCATAATAAACTTTCTGCCCGTTTTGCTGATGTGCTAGAGCTTGTCGCTGAGGCCAGTTTTTACGCTAAGCAAGATAAGTTGACGGTAATTGATGCTCGCCATATTGACGAAGCCATAGAAGGCAAACAGTACCGTACAGGGCAAATTAGCGAAAACATGCTCAGCGATATAAAAGAAGGGCACACTTTAATAGCAACCGACGGGCAAGCCGTTGGTAAAGTTAATGGTTTAACGGTACTGCACATTGGTGACACCTCATTTGGCACACCTGCACGCATTACTGCAACCGTTTATGCCGGCGCTGATGGCGTTATTGATGTGGAACGCGAAGCCGAGCTGGGTAAAGCAATTCACTCAAAAGGGGTAATGCTGCTTACCGGTTATTTAGGTAACAAATACGCGCAGCACTTTAGCTTAACACTCAGTGCGAATATTGCTATTGAACAAAGTTATGGCTACATAGATGGTGATAGCGCCTCATTAGCTGAACTTTGTGCGCTAATTTCAGCAATTACGAGCCTACCCATCAGTCAGTCTATTGCTCTAACCGGTTCAATTAACCAACATGGTGATGTACAGGCCATTGGTGGTGTAAATGAGAAAATAGAAGGTTTCTTTAAGCTATGTAAAATGCGCGGCTTAACGGGTGAGCAAGGGGTTATTATTCCTAAATCGAACCAAGTTAATTTGGTGCTTGATGACGAAATACTCAATGCCGTTGAGTTAGGTAAGTTTAATATTTATGCTGTGGAAACCGTTGACCAAGCATTAAACTTATTAATGGATATTGAAGCGGGTGATATGGTTGATGAACACTACCCAGAAGATTCGGTTAATGGCATCGCATTAGCGCGATTAAAAGACATTGCTGATATTGTTAATGGCGATAACAGTGACGAAAAAGACCACGACTCAGAAGATGAAAAAGGGGAGTTATGA
- the leuS gene encoding leucine--tRNA ligase: protein MQEQYNPQDIESKVQRYWEENQVFKATEDESKEKYYCLSMFPYPSGRLHMGHVRNYTIGDVVSRFQRLQGKNVMQPMGWDAFGLPAENAAIKNKTAPAKWTYENIDYMRNQLKQLGFGYDWDREIATCHPEYYKWEQWFFTKLYEKGLVYKKMSTVNWDPVDQTVLANEQVIDGRGWRSGAVVEQKEIPQWFIKITDYAQELLDDLDKLEDWPEQVKTMQRNWIGRSEGLDIEFTRTDNNKKFSVYTTRPDTFMGVTYLAVAGGHPIAQEAAKNSDAIAMFVEECKNTKVAEADMATMEKKGIATGFYATHPLTGEQVPIWVANFVLMHYGSGAVMAVPAHDQRDFEFATAYGLDIKQVIAPAEGSELEVNLAQEAFTEKGVLVNSGEFDGLDFENAFNAVADKLEALGVGERKVNFRLRDWGVSRQRYWGSPIPMLSDENGNELAATEDMLPVRLPEDVVMNGVTSPIKADPEWAKTTVNGVPATHETDTFDTFMESSWYYARYCSPRHDEGMLDPAAANYWLPVNQYIGGIEHAILHLLYSRFFHKLLRDFGLVNSDEPFDRLLCQGMVLAETFYRKDEKGGDIWISPSDVNTETDEKGRVTKAWHKKDGDPVFSSGMSKMSKSKNNGIDPQEVIAQYGADTVRLFMMFTAPPEQTLEWSDSGVEGAHRFLKRVWKYAVDVKTVGFQALDKSALTNPQKVLRRELHKAIAKVSDDVERRQTFNTAIAAIMELSNKLLKAPLNDTQDVAIANEALEALLIMLAPITPHLSHQLWQDLGKEGDILDAAWPKVDESALVEDEKLIIVQVNGKLRAKLTVAADATQEQVEALAFAESNVTKFTDGATIRKVIYVPGKLLNVVAN from the coding sequence ATGCAAGAGCAATATAACCCACAAGACATAGAGTCAAAAGTCCAACGCTACTGGGAAGAAAACCAAGTATTTAAAGCCACAGAAGATGAGAGCAAAGAAAAATACTATTGCCTCTCAATGTTTCCCTACCCAAGTGGTCGACTGCATATGGGTCATGTGCGTAACTATACCATTGGTGACGTGGTTTCTCGCTTCCAGCGCTTGCAAGGCAAAAACGTAATGCAGCCTATGGGTTGGGATGCGTTTGGTTTACCAGCAGAAAACGCGGCTATTAAAAATAAAACAGCCCCTGCAAAGTGGACTTACGAAAATATTGATTACATGCGTAACCAACTTAAGCAATTAGGTTTTGGTTACGATTGGGATCGCGAAATTGCGACTTGCCACCCAGAATATTACAAATGGGAACAATGGTTTTTCACTAAGCTTTACGAAAAAGGCCTAGTGTACAAAAAAATGTCGACGGTTAACTGGGATCCGGTGGATCAAACTGTATTAGCTAACGAGCAAGTAATTGACGGCCGCGGTTGGCGTTCAGGTGCGGTAGTAGAACAAAAAGAAATTCCTCAGTGGTTTATTAAAATTACCGACTACGCACAAGAGCTATTAGACGATTTAGACAAATTAGAAGACTGGCCTGAACAAGTTAAAACCATGCAGCGCAACTGGATTGGTCGCTCTGAAGGCTTAGACATAGAATTTACACGTACCGATAACAACAAAAAATTTAGCGTATATACTACGCGCCCAGATACATTTATGGGCGTAACATACCTAGCCGTTGCCGGTGGCCACCCTATTGCACAAGAAGCGGCGAAAAATAGCGACGCGATAGCAATGTTTGTTGAAGAATGCAAAAACACTAAAGTTGCCGAAGCAGACATGGCAACCATGGAGAAAAAAGGCATTGCAACGGGCTTTTACGCTACTCATCCATTAACGGGCGAGCAAGTACCAATTTGGGTTGCTAACTTTGTATTAATGCATTACGGCTCAGGTGCGGTAATGGCAGTACCTGCTCATGACCAACGTGACTTTGAATTTGCAACAGCCTACGGCCTCGACATTAAACAAGTTATTGCCCCTGCTGAAGGCTCTGAGCTTGAAGTAAACCTAGCCCAAGAAGCATTTACCGAAAAAGGGGTATTAGTAAACTCAGGTGAATTTGATGGCCTTGATTTTGAAAACGCCTTTAACGCTGTTGCCGACAAACTAGAAGCACTAGGTGTGGGTGAGCGTAAAGTAAACTTCCGTCTACGCGATTGGGGCGTAAGCCGTCAGCGTTACTGGGGTTCGCCAATTCCAATGCTGAGTGATGAGAACGGTAATGAGCTTGCTGCCACTGAAGATATGCTACCAGTGCGCTTACCAGAAGATGTGGTAATGAATGGCGTTACCTCACCAATTAAAGCCGACCCAGAATGGGCTAAAACGACTGTAAATGGTGTACCCGCCACTCATGAAACAGATACTTTTGACACCTTTATGGAATCATCATGGTATTACGCTCGCTACTGTAGCCCGCGCCATGACGAAGGCATGTTAGATCCAGCAGCCGCTAACTACTGGTTACCAGTAAACCAATACATTGGTGGTATTGAGCACGCAATTTTACATTTATTGTATTCGCGCTTTTTCCACAAATTATTACGTGACTTTGGTTTAGTTAATTCAGACGAGCCATTCGACCGCTTACTTTGTCAAGGTATGGTATTAGCTGAAACGTTTTATCGTAAAGATGAAAAAGGCGGCGATATATGGATTTCGCCAAGCGATGTTAATACCGAAACCGACGAAAAAGGCCGCGTAACCAAGGCATGGCATAAAAAAGACGGTGATCCTGTGTTCTCATCTGGCATGAGCAAAATGTCTAAGTCGAAAAACAACGGCATAGACCCGCAAGAAGTCATTGCCCAATACGGCGCAGATACCGTGCGTTTGTTTATGATGTTTACTGCACCACCAGAGCAAACGCTTGAATGGTCAGATTCAGGGGTTGAAGGCGCGCACCGTTTCTTAAAACGTGTATGGAAATACGCGGTAGATGTTAAAACGGTTGGCTTCCAAGCACTTGATAAATCAGCGCTTACAAATCCGCAAAAAGTACTTCGTCGTGAGCTACATAAAGCGATTGCAAAAGTGAGCGATGATGTTGAACGTCGTCAAACATTCAATACGGCAATTGCCGCAATTATGGAGCTATCTAATAAGTTATTAAAAGCGCCATTAAACGATACTCAAGATGTTGCCATTGCAAACGAGGCATTAGAAGCATTGCTTATTATGCTAGCACCAATAACACCGCATTTATCGCATCAGTTATGGCAAGATCTAGGTAAAGAAGGTGATATTTTAGATGCAGCATGGCCAAAAGTTGACGAATCTGCCCTAGTTGAAGATGAAAAACTAATCATAGTACAAGTAAACGGTAAATTACGTGCAAAACTAACGGTTGCAGCTGATGCAACGCAAGAGCAAGTAGAAGCACTTGCGTTTGCAGAATCTAACGTCACTAAATTTACTGATGGTGCAACAATCCGCAAAGTTATTTATGTACCCGGTAAATTACTTAACGTGGTAGCTAACTAA
- the lptE gene encoding LPS assembly lipoprotein LptE produces MAALNAIKNGLALVLVCFLLSSCGFHLKKASSLPDDLKQLTLVGDDQKSALFSYLQTELTMSDVTLVPASKQSAQLYLFKEQLERQTLSLFQNGQVAEYELAYSVSYVVKRPKQAAIEKRFELYRNYQDDPDNALAKAKELELLISEIRQQASRRIVRELSQL; encoded by the coding sequence ATGGCTGCTTTAAATGCCATTAAAAACGGACTAGCCTTAGTGCTAGTCTGTTTTTTGTTATCGAGCTGTGGCTTTCACCTTAAAAAAGCATCAAGCCTACCCGATGATTTAAAACAGCTAACTCTGGTGGGTGATGATCAAAAATCAGCATTGTTTAGCTATTTGCAAACAGAGCTGACTATGAGCGATGTTACTTTAGTGCCTGCGAGTAAACAATCAGCGCAACTTTACTTATTTAAAGAGCAGCTAGAGCGTCAAACCTTATCGTTATTTCAAAACGGACAAGTGGCTGAATATGAATTGGCATACAGTGTAAGTTATGTTGTAAAACGCCCAAAACAAGCAGCCATTGAAAAACGTTTTGAGCTTTACCGTAATTACCAAGATGACCCTGACAACGCACTAGCCAAAGCAAAAGAGCTTGAACTGCTGATCAGCGAAATTCGTCAACAAGCAAGTCGTCGAATTGTTAGAGAGTTGTCGCAACTATAA
- the holA gene encoding DNA polymerase III subunit delta encodes MRCYANQLPSELKKGLKPFYLVFGEEPFQEAQCVQLIRDSAKAQGFDEVIKFTLAQGFDWEEIIAQYQSMSLFSSRTIIELDLNQQKPGTPGANTFKKVVELENPDTILIVKGAKASQDVQRGAWFKALDKQGLFVPCYPLSGNHLKRWLDEQCQRLSLNLQNEAKLSLINATEGNLLACFQELEKLSLIHGNALITQQLVMQGLLNQSKFDIFDLSDALLNGHTTQAIKVLNKLASDNTEVMSILWAINKDLNTLLSVQQGLLQGESLATLFKQKAIWKNQQAPVQTAINRLNIDTLESISSELALFDASYKQGALIAPYQALAHICIKFCQPLDIPLPCHTNRQ; translated from the coding sequence ATGCGTTGTTATGCAAATCAGCTGCCTAGCGAATTAAAAAAGGGGTTAAAACCTTTTTATTTGGTTTTTGGTGAAGAGCCTTTTCAAGAAGCGCAATGTGTACAGCTCATACGCGATAGCGCAAAAGCGCAAGGTTTTGATGAAGTAATTAAATTCACTTTAGCCCAAGGCTTTGATTGGGAAGAAATCATAGCGCAATACCAAAGTATGTCGTTATTTAGTTCGCGTACGATTATTGAGCTTGATTTAAACCAGCAAAAACCCGGTACCCCCGGCGCAAACACCTTTAAAAAGGTCGTTGAGCTTGAAAACCCTGACACCATTTTAATTGTTAAAGGCGCCAAGGCCAGCCAAGATGTGCAACGCGGAGCATGGTTTAAAGCACTCGATAAGCAAGGGCTATTTGTACCCTGCTATCCGCTTAGTGGTAATCACTTAAAACGTTGGCTAGATGAACAATGCCAACGCTTGTCACTCAATTTACAAAACGAAGCGAAGCTTAGTTTAATTAATGCCACTGAAGGCAATTTACTAGCTTGTTTTCAAGAGTTAGAAAAACTGTCGCTAATACATGGTAACGCTCTCATTACCCAACAACTGGTGATGCAAGGGCTGCTAAACCAATCTAAATTCGATATTTTTGATTTAAGTGATGCCCTGTTAAACGGCCATACTACACAAGCAATAAAAGTATTAAATAAGCTTGCAAGTGATAATACTGAAGTAATGAGTATTTTGTGGGCCATCAATAAAGATCTAAATACCTTACTCAGTGTACAGCAAGGGTTACTGCAAGGTGAGTCGTTAGCCACCCTGTTTAAACAAAAAGCGATATGGAAAAATCAGCAAGCGCCGGTACAAACAGCGATAAACAGACTTAACATTGACACCCTTGAAAGCATTAGCAGTGAACTGGCATTATTTGATGCAAGCTACAAACAAGGCGCATTAATTGCCCCCTATCAAGCATTGGCACATATTTGTATTAAGTTTTGCCAACCGCTCGATATTCCACTGCCGTGTCATACTAACCGTCAGTAA
- the nadD gene encoding nicotinate-nucleotide adenylyltransferase, producing MIAIFGGTFDPVHLGHLNMAQQCVATFELHSLYFMPCAIPTHKAAPGISTEHRIAMLKAAITAYPEFKLDLRELQRSGPSYSLLSLQELRAENPDTPILFLIGMDSFNNLDKWYQWQTITRLCHIVVYQRPGQNCDVQGELKNYKQQAVTKDISLLNEKNAGHLYFLEGEQLDAASSTIRQALKKSIKKSELLPDTVSHYIEQHQLYQE from the coding sequence ATGATTGCAATTTTTGGTGGCACTTTTGACCCCGTTCATTTGGGGCACCTTAATATGGCGCAGCAATGTGTGGCTACTTTTGAATTACACTCACTTTATTTTATGCCCTGTGCAATACCCACACACAAAGCGGCACCGGGGATCAGCACCGAGCATCGTATAGCAATGCTTAAAGCGGCAATTACAGCTTACCCAGAGTTTAAGCTTGATTTACGGGAGCTACAACGCAGCGGGCCTTCTTATTCTTTATTAAGCTTGCAAGAGTTAAGAGCTGAAAATCCCGATACCCCTATTTTATTTTTGATTGGTATGGACTCATTCAACAACCTTGATAAATGGTATCAGTGGCAAACAATAACTCGTCTTTGCCATATAGTGGTGTATCAACGCCCAGGTCAAAACTGTGACGTACAAGGTGAACTTAAAAACTACAAACAGCAGGCTGTGACCAAAGATATTTCCCTACTGAACGAAAAAAATGCCGGACACCTTTACTTTTTAGAAGGAGAACAGCTAGATGCCGCATCCAGCACTATCCGTCAAGCGCTTAAAAAAAGCATTAAAAAGAGTGAACTATTACCCGACACCGTGAGTCACTATATTGAGCAGCACCAGCTTTATCAAGAGTGA
- the rsfS gene encoding ribosome silencing factor translates to MDSKQLLAFALDKIDDMKARDVIQLDVTGTSDVTDYMIVCSGTSRRHVLSIADNLAKEARHAGEEPIGYEGQSDGEWALVDLGDVIVHVMQDQARSYYDLEKLWG, encoded by the coding sequence TTGGATTCGAAACAACTACTCGCTTTTGCACTAGACAAAATTGACGATATGAAAGCACGTGATGTGATTCAACTTGACGTAACTGGCACCTCAGACGTAACCGATTACATGATTGTATGTTCAGGCACATCAAGACGTCATGTATTGTCAATTGCTGATAACTTAGCAAAAGAAGCTCGTCACGCTGGTGAAGAGCCTATTGGCTATGAAGGCCAAAGCGATGGCGAATGGGCACTCGTTGATTTAGGTGATGTGATTGTTCACGTTATGCAAGATCAAGCACGTAGCTATTACGATCTAGAAAAGCTTTGGGGCTAA